In the Phaeobacter piscinae genome, AGTGATGTTACTGCGCAAATGCCCCTTGTCGGCCAGTTGTTTCAGCACAACCGGCATGCCGCCAGCATAGCAGAAATCTTCCATCAGATATTTGCCCGAGGGCATGCAGTTCACCAGAAGCGGAATGTCACTGCCAAGGCCGAAGTCATCCAGCGATAGCTCAACGCCAACGCGGCCAGCCAGCGCCAGGAGGTGAACAACCGCGTTGGTAGAGCCGCCAACTGCTGCGTTTGCCATGATCGCGTTGATGAAGGCATCACGGGTCAGCACGTCGGAGGGTTTGATATCCTCCTCGACCATCTCGACGATCCGCTTGCCGGTCAGATGCGCCAGCGCCATGCGACGGGCATCCACTGCAGGCAGGGCGGCATTTGTTGGCAGGCTCATCCCCATCGCTTCAACGAGGGACGCCATGGTGGAGGCCGTGCCCATTGTCATGCAGACGCCCTTGGACCGGCTCATGCCTGATTCTGCCGCCATGAAGTCCTGTAGCGTCATTTCCCCCGCGCGCACCGCTTCGGAGAATTTCCATACATCCGTGCCAGAGCCGATATCCTTGCCCTGCCATTTCCCGTTCAGCATCGGCCCGGAACTGACCACGATCGCGGGCAGATCAACCGAGGCGGCGCCCATCAGCTGGCCGGGGGTCGTCTTGTCACAACCGCCAAGCAGGACAACACCATCGATACCGTAGGCCCTGATCGACTCTTCCACATCCATCGCGAGGAGATTACGAAACAGCATCGCGGTTGGCTTCATCTGGGTTTCGCCCAGCGACATCACCGGGAATTCCACAGGGAACCCGCCCGCCTCCCAAACGCCGCGCTTCACCCCTTCGGCGAGATCGCGCAGGCCGGAATTGCAGGGCGTTAGCTCGGACCATGTGTTGCAAATCCCGATAATCGGACGGCCGTCAAAGGCGTGATCGGGAAACCCCTGATTTTTCATCCAGCTGCGGTGGATAAATCCGTCTTTGTCCAGTTTGCCGTACCAGGCGCGATTTCGTCTGTCTTTGGTCATAGGCGTGTTCCTTCAATCACCCAGATCGACTGTGGGAAGGTCCAGGGCAGGGTGATCCCTTGGTGCATCAGATATTGGCCGCTGAGGCGGGCGTTTTCGGTTTTCAGGAGTGGCGAGCCACGCGACAGGCCGGGGGCGTCGTCGCGGTTCAGCAGGCGGATCTCATAGGTCGCATCCGCATCCAGTCCAGTGAGGCGCAGCGGGCGGGGCAGGATCTGTGCACTGGCTTCTGAGAGGCCGGCAAAGGCGACAAACCGACTGCCATCCTCAGCGCGTTGCAGCTCTGCGATCACTGCCGGATCGTCACTGTCGAGGCGCAGAATATCCGCCCGCTCGGTCCAATACCGGTTATCTTTCCACCAGTTGGTGACATCGCGCAGGACCTTGGCCTCATCCACGCTCAGCTCTCGCGGGTCCATTTCAAAGCCCATATGCCGCTGCGCCGCGACCCAGGCACGGAGGCGGATATCGGTTATGCGACCGGAGGTGTGGCACTGACGTGGACCGACGTGACTGCCCGTCACGACCATAGGCAGGAAAAGTGCTGCATCATGCTGGATCCGCAGCCGCTCCAACGGGTCGTTGCTGTCAGAGAGCCAGACGCGATGGGTGCGCGACAGAATGCCAAAGTCGATACGCCCGCCACCGGATGAACAACTCTCAAATTCCACCGAGGGGAAGCCTGCCCGCAGTCGGTCAAAAAATGCATAAATCGCCTCAGCCTGCGCGCTGTCTGGCTCTGGTAGCACACGGTTGTGATCCCATTTCACATAGTCGATGGGATGGTCGCAAAGTACGGCTGAGATGCGCTCGTAGAGATAGGCCTGAACCTCTGGTCGGGCGATATTCAGCACCATCTGTTGTCGGCCCAGGACCTGATCAGGATCGCCCAGAACCCAGTCGGGGTGGGCGTGAAACAGATAGCTGTCCGGGTTGATCATTTCCGGCTCAAACCAGATGCCGAATGTCATGCCTTCTGCATGAACATGGTTGATCAGGGGCATCAGCCCATCGGGATATTTGCGCGCATCGATTGTCCAGTCGCTGAGGGAGCTGGTATCGTCATCGCGTTTGCCGAACCAACCGTCGTCCAGCACGAACCGTTCGGCTCCTAATGCTGCGGCCCGGCTTGCAATATCGCAGAGCGTGGCGTGGTCGTGGTCGAAATAGACCGCTTCCCAGCAGTTGTAATGCACCGGTCGCGGACGCGTAGGGGCAGGGGGCTGCAGGATCTCGTCACGCAGATGACGCTGAAAGGCAACGGCGCAACCGTTTATCCCCTGATCCGAGAACACTGCATATAGTGGCGCTGTTTCAAATTTGATGCCGGGGGCGCGTCGGCTGCCGGTTGCATGTCCCCATTGGATCTGGCGCCGTCCGTCAGGCAGTTCCTCAGCCAGCATTTTGTGGCCTCCGGACCAGCCGTAGTGAAAAGCGTAGGCGGATCCTTGGCTGTTTGTGGCGCCTGTGCAGGGCACGATCAGGCCGGGAAAATATTCATGCCCGGTGCGACCGGTGGGATTGTCCCTGAGCCTCGCGCCGGCGCTCCAGGGTGTCCGGCTGGTCTGAAACTCCCCGATCCAGCGACCATGAAAATCGATCATCTCGTGACTGTTTTGAGGCCCCGGAAAGACTGGTGCAGAGAGCCAGTTCACGCTGATCGGCTGTTTGGAGGCGAGCGAGGCCTGCGCACGGATCATGCCGGTTGTGGGCGTTAGTTCAAACATCGCCTGATAATGAAGACCGTTGTCGGCGTCGTGGTAATGTAGGATGAGGCTCAGGTCGCCTTCTTCCGCTCGATCAAACGCGAAGCGCGGCAGCAGCGCATTGCCTGTGCTGTCTGTGAGCGACAGACCCGGCTGTCCGGGAAAGGTCCGCCGGGCCTCGGGGCAGATCGACAGCGGCGGCACGGCATCCAGCATGCCCCCCGTCACATCCATGCGCGCGGCGGCAACAAGCATCTCCAGATCAGTCCCATCCGGCAGGCGCGGCCCCCAGTAGATGATCTCTGCCAAATCTGTGCCATGGGCAGCGAGAATCAGGCTTTGCCTCTGATCCTGAAGCGTCCAACAGCGGATACCGGTGATCGTGCTCACTTCACGGCCCCCAGAGTCAGACCGGCGATAAAGTGGCGCTGCATGAGGAAAAACATCGCAACCGGCGGCAGCGCCGCGACAATGCTGCCCGCACTCATCAGATGGTAGGCCGCGCGGTATTGCGCGTTGAATGATGTGATACCTGCTGTGACGGGCTGACTCTCGGCGCCCTGCGTCAGGACAACGGCCCAGAAGTAGTCATTCCAGATGAAGGTGAAGATCAGCACACTGAGCGCGGCAATTGCCGGCTTCATCAGCGGCAGGACCACGAACCAGAAAATCCGCCATTCCGCGACACCTTCGACGCGGGCCGCCTCTATCAGCTCATAAGGCAGGGCGCGGATGAAGTTACGCATGAACAGCGTGCAGAACCCGGTCTGAAAGGCAATGTGAAACAGCACCAGACCCGTCTTCGTGTTGTAAAGCCCCATGTCCAGCGTCAGATCGCGCACTGGCACCATCAGGATCTGAAACGGGACGAAGTTGCCCGCCACAAACATAAAGAACAGCAACAGATTGCCGCGGAATTTATACACGCCAAGCGCAAAGCCCGTCATGCAGGACAGGGCGACTGCGCCGATCACGGTAGGGACGGTGATCAGGACAGAGTTGAGCAAATAGCGCGGCATGTCGGAACCAAAGAAGACTCGGCCATAATTGCTGATCCCTTCGAAGGATGACGGCACCCCCCAGTAATTGCCTG is a window encoding:
- a CDS encoding IlvD/Edd family dehydratase — translated: MTKDRRNRAWYGKLDKDGFIHRSWMKNQGFPDHAFDGRPIIGICNTWSELTPCNSGLRDLAEGVKRGVWEAGGFPVEFPVMSLGETQMKPTAMLFRNLLAMDVEESIRAYGIDGVVLLGGCDKTTPGQLMGAASVDLPAIVVSSGPMLNGKWQGKDIGSGTDVWKFSEAVRAGEMTLQDFMAAESGMSRSKGVCMTMGTASTMASLVEAMGMSLPTNAALPAVDARRMALAHLTGKRIVEMVEEDIKPSDVLTRDAFINAIMANAAVGGSTNAVVHLLALAGRVGVELSLDDFGLGSDIPLLVNCMPSGKYLMEDFCYAGGMPVVLKQLADKGHLRSNITVLGGDIMAYADGAECFNNDVIKSFDNPVKPAAGLRVLRGNLAPNGAIVKPSAATDHLLEHEGIAHVFETIEDMKANIDRDDLPVTKDNILVLKGVGPKGYPGMPEVGNMPIPRKLVREGVRDMIRISDGRMSGTAFGTVILHVSPESQAGGPLGLVQTGDRIRVSAQNGTLDLLVSDEELTARREAWQPDPPHYTRGYAKLYVDSVLQAEKGADLDFLVGKDTRPVTRESH
- a CDS encoding alpha-galactosidase; amino-acid sequence: MSTITGIRCWTLQDQRQSLILAAHGTDLAEIIYWGPRLPDGTDLEMLVAAARMDVTGGMLDAVPPLSICPEARRTFPGQPGLSLTDSTGNALLPRFAFDRAEEGDLSLILHYHDADNGLHYQAMFELTPTTGMIRAQASLASKQPISVNWLSAPVFPGPQNSHEMIDFHGRWIGEFQTSRTPWSAGARLRDNPTGRTGHEYFPGLIVPCTGATNSQGSAYAFHYGWSGGHKMLAEELPDGRRQIQWGHATGSRRAPGIKFETAPLYAVFSDQGINGCAVAFQRHLRDEILQPPAPTRPRPVHYNCWEAVYFDHDHATLCDIASRAAALGAERFVLDDGWFGKRDDDTSSLSDWTIDARKYPDGLMPLINHVHAEGMTFGIWFEPEMINPDSYLFHAHPDWVLGDPDQVLGRQQMVLNIARPEVQAYLYERISAVLCDHPIDYVKWDHNRVLPEPDSAQAEAIYAFFDRLRAGFPSVEFESCSSGGGRIDFGILSRTHRVWLSDSNDPLERLRIQHDAALFLPMVVTGSHVGPRQCHTSGRITDIRLRAWVAAQRHMGFEMDPRELSVDEAKVLRDVTNWWKDNRYWTERADILRLDSDDPAVIAELQRAEDGSRFVAFAGLSEASAQILPRPLRLTGLDADATYEIRLLNRDDAPGLSRGSPLLKTENARLSGQYLMHQGITLPWTFPQSIWVIEGTRL
- a CDS encoding carbohydrate ABC transporter permease, which translates into the protein MFPKPIQNSSRAWQTTYQALVPAALIMWLLPLIAVAIFSIKPEADFTTGNYWGVPSSFEGISNYGRVFFGSDMPRYLLNSVLITVPTVIGAVALSCMTGFALGVYKFRGNLLLFFMFVAGNFVPFQILMVPVRDLTLDMGLYNTKTGLVLFHIAFQTGFCTLFMRNFIRALPYELIEAARVEGVAEWRIFWFVVLPLMKPAIAALSVLIFTFIWNDYFWAVVLTQGAESQPVTAGITSFNAQYRAAYHLMSAGSIVAALPPVAMFFLMQRHFIAGLTLGAVK